The segment CATTGGCATTAAAACAGTTGCTATTACTGCGTATCCGAACAAATAGCCAACCACAATAACCATGTATGAAAATTGCGTCGAGCCCACCCAGCCTGGTACCGACATAAACGTAACGCCAGATAAAGAGGCGCCAATCATGCCGTAGGCGACGATGTACCACTTGGAAGATTTATTTCCGGTGAAATAAGTTTCGTTCGTTGCGTTGCGCGATGTGAGCCAGGTTATGAAAAATAACAAAGCCGAATAGAGTACAAAACATGCTAAAATAATCGATGGATTCACGATTTCAGTTCATTTAAGGATGCACGTAACAAAGAAAGAGAAATAAAGAAGACTTTTAACAAAAAAAATCTCGCTACTTTTAACAAAGTTTTTCACAAAAAAAGATGATAGAAAAAATTAAAAAATTAGAAAAAACAGCGCGTTTGTTGGAACCGAATGAAAAGCAACGAAAAAAAATTCGCGGTAAAGTAATTTCGTACACCGAAAGTTTTTTGAACGAAATTGAAACAATAAAAGCCTTTGAAACAAAGCACGATAAAGGTGCAGAATTGTTGACATCGCCAATTTCGGAAAAGCCTTTGGATATTGAAAAAACGCTTCGTTTGATGAAAAAAAGCGTAGATACTCCGGGTTTAAATCCTGCATCGGGCGGACATTTGGGATACATTCCGGGTGGTGGAATTTATTACGCTGCTTTGGGCGATTACATGGCGGATATTACGAATCGTTATGCTGGATTATTTTTTGCTTCGCCTGGCGCTGTTCGAATGGAAAATATGTTGTTGAAATGGATGTCGGATTTGGTGGATTATCCAAAAGATGCGGTTGGAAATTTGACTTCTGGTGGCAGTATTGCTAACTTGATTGCGATTGTAAGCGCGAAAAAAGCACATCAAATAAAATCGAAAGATATTGAAAAAACAGTGGTTTATTTATCCGAACATGCGCATCATTGTATTGATAAAGCCTTGCGAATTGCGGGTTTGGAAGAATGTGTGAAACGCCATATTCCTTTGGATGATAATTTTAGAATCATTCCGAGTGAGCTCGAAAAATTAATTTTTCAAGACAAAAAAAATGGTTTGCAACCTTGGTTGGTTATTGCATCAGCAGGAACGACGGATGTTGGAGCGGTTGATCCGTTGGACGAAATTGCGGAAATCGCGAAAATAAATAAATTATGGTATCACATTGATGCGGCTTACGGTGGTTTTTTTCTCATGACAAAACATGGAAAAGAAAAAATGAAAGGGATCGAAAAGTCAGATTCTTTGGTGATGGATCCACACAAAGGATTGTTTCTGCCTTACGGACTGGGCGCGGTACTCGTCAGAAATAAAAAAGCAATAAGTGATGCACATTATTATCAAGCCAATTATATGCAAGATGCGGTAGATTGTGTGGATGAGCCTTCTCCTGCAGATTTATCTCCTGAATTAACGAAGCATTTTCGTGGTTTACGAATGTGGCTTCCGCTGAAATTGTTGGGAACAAAACCTTTTGTTGCTGCTTTGGAAGAAAAATTATTGTTGGCAAATTATTTTTATCAGGAGATTAAAAATATAGGTTTTGAAACTGGAAATGTGCCCGATTTATCGGTAGTTACGTATCGTTACATTCCTAAAAAAGGCAATGCGGATAATTTCAATAAACGTTTGGTGGAAGAAGTGCAAAAAGATGGACGCGTATTTATTTCTTCTACCATTATTCATAAAAAATACACTTTGCGTTTGGCAGTCTTGTCTTTCAGAACGCATCTTTCAACGATTGATCTCACCTTAAAAATTTTAAAAGAAAAAGTAAAGTTGTTGGAAAATGATTGGAAATAATTTTTTTGAAAACTTGCTGATAAATTTTTTGGCATTATATTTGGTTAGTTCAATCAGAGAAAAATAAATCATCTTAAACTAAAAAAATGAAAAACGTAATTAAAATGTCCTTGTTAGGATTGGCATTAGTAGTAGGTATTTCAGTATCTGCACAAGAAAAAAAAGAAACTTCTAAAAAAGAAGTGAAACACGAAACCACTGCGAAAAAAACAGAGAAAAAAGCAGAAGTGAAAAAACATGAAACGAAAAAAACAGCTGAGAAAAAAGGAACTCACAGTAAAAAAGCTGGAATGGCAGTGAATGAACAAGGTTCTTCTTCTGCGAAACAAGTTCCTCAATCGAAAAATTAATTTTTTTCGGAGGATTAAAACAGACAATGTTTTTAAAACATTGTCTGTTTTTTAATGTTCAAACATATCAACAAAGCGAAAGAGTTTTAAACAAGAGCCCTTTAGAGATATTAATTCTGCTTAGTTTTGGCATTCGAAAAAATATTTTTTCAAATGCTCAAAAAAACAATTTCTGTCGTTCGCAATAAATATTTTATCGTATTTTTTGGATTGGTTTTATGGCTATTATTTTTTGATAAAAATGATATTTTGTCACAAGTACAAATGAGCCATAAAATCACTCAATTAAAGGAAGAGAAGCAATATTACATTCGTGAAATCGCAAAAAATAAAACGGATATGGAAGAGTTAAAAACCAATCCGAAAAATTTAGAAAAATTTGCCCGCGAAAAATATTTAATGAAAAAAGACAACGAAGATATTTTCGTTATTGTCAATACCAATAAGGTTTCTGCAGATTCCCCTGATTCCTTAAAATAAAATTAATTTTTATATTCTCCGAAAACGTTTCGCATCGTATCGGCAATTTCACCGAGTGTTGCGTAGTTTTCGGCTGCTTCTAAAATAATAGGCATTAAATTTCCTGTGCCGCGAGCTGTATCTTCTAACGTTTTTAAAATGCTATTTACTT is part of the Bacteroidia bacterium genome and harbors:
- a CDS encoding aminotransferase class V-fold PLP-dependent enzyme, with product MIEKIKKLEKTARLLEPNEKQRKKIRGKVISYTESFLNEIETIKAFETKHDKGAELLTSPISEKPLDIEKTLRLMKKSVDTPGLNPASGGHLGYIPGGGIYYAALGDYMADITNRYAGLFFASPGAVRMENMLLKWMSDLVDYPKDAVGNLTSGGSIANLIAIVSAKKAHQIKSKDIEKTVVYLSEHAHHCIDKALRIAGLEECVKRHIPLDDNFRIIPSELEKLIFQDKKNGLQPWLVIASAGTTDVGAVDPLDEIAEIAKINKLWYHIDAAYGGFFLMTKHGKEKMKGIEKSDSLVMDPHKGLFLPYGLGAVLVRNKKAISDAHYYQANYMQDAVDCVDEPSPADLSPELTKHFRGLRMWLPLKLLGTKPFVAALEEKLLLANYFYQEIKNIGFETGNVPDLSVVTYRYIPKKGNADNFNKRLVEEVQKDGRVFISSTIIHKKYTLRLAVLSFRTHLSTIDLTLKILKEKVKLLENDWK
- a CDS encoding septum formation initiator family protein; this translates as MLKKTISVVRNKYFIVFFGLVLWLLFFDKNDILSQVQMSHKITQLKEEKQYYIREIAKNKTDMEELKTNPKNLEKFAREKYLMKKDNEDIFVIVNTNKVSADSPDSLK
- a CDS encoding methylmalonyl-CoA mutase family protein: VNSILKTLEDTARGTGNLMPIILEAAENYATLGEIADTMRNVFGEYKN